One window of Dermatophagoides farinae isolate YC_2012a unplaced genomic scaffold, ASM2471394v1 contig1, whole genome shotgun sequence genomic DNA carries:
- the LOC142597906 gene encoding uncharacterized protein LOC142597906 produces MQLMRECNNVKVLIPYMPRKNFNNTDQYEGATVLEPLKGLYSEPICVLDFASLYPSIMIAYNICYSTLVKDRAELVQMNANDYNLAPNNEYYVKPHVKLGVLPAILKKLLDERKKVKSQMKNVTDNFKKMILNGIQLALKLSANSVYGYTGSANTGHLPCLALSESVTSYGRQMIQHTKTFVEENEKIQQELNKKPVVVYGDTDSVMINFGFATIQETIDYGNEISLMVSKEFPKPIFLEFEKVFKPFLLLNKKRYAVVTSKIYT; encoded by the coding sequence ATGCAGTTGATGCGTGAATGCAACAATGTTAAGGTTCTGATACCTTACATGCCAAGAAAGAACTTTAATAATACCGATCAGTACGAAGGAGCCACCGTATTAGAACCGCTGAAAGGACTATACTCGGAGCCAATTTGTGTCTTGGATTTCGCCAGCTTGTACCCTTCCATCATGATTGCGTACAACATTTGTTATTCCACGCTTGTGAAAGATCGAGCCGAGCTGGTCCAAATGAACGCCAACGACTACAATCTTGCCCCCAATAATGAATACTACGTCAAGCCACACGTAAAGCTTGGCGTTTTGCCTGCAAttctgaaaaaattattagacGAGCGCAAAAAAGTAAAGTcgcaaatgaaaaatgttacTGACAacttcaaaaaaatgatattaaaCGGTATACAACTAGCGTTGAAACTGTCTGCAAACAGTGTATACGGGTATACAGGGTCGGCGAACACTGGACACTTGCCCTGTTTGGCATTATCAGAGTCTGTCACGTCGTATGGACGCCAAATGATCCAACATACCAAAACTTTTGtggaagaaaatgaaaaaatacaacaagaACTAAACAAAAAGCCCGTAGTTGTGTATGGAGATACGGATTCCGTCATGATCAATTTTGGGTTTGCAACCATCCAAGAGACCATTGACTACGGTAATGAAATCAGCTTGATGGTTTCCAAAGAATTCCCCAAGCCGATatttttggaatttgaaaaagTGTTCAAACCGTTCCTTTTGCTGAATAAAAAGCGTTACGCAG